One genomic segment of Dehalococcoidales bacterium includes these proteins:
- a CDS encoding type II toxin-antitoxin system HicB family antitoxin → MDYTVVIRKAPDGIFIGSCPLVPEAHAQGDTHDECLASMKEALELYLEFRKERGEEVSEGIASF, encoded by the coding sequence ATGGATTATACAGTAGTCATTAGAAAAGCCCCGGACGGCATCTTCATCGGCAGTTGTCCTCTTGTTCCTGAGGCACACGCCCAGGGTGACACCCACGACGAGTGCCTTGCCAGTATGAAAGAAGCCCTTGAACTCTATCTGGAGTTCCGCAAGGAACGCGGCGAGGAGGTTTCGGAAGGTATCGCTAGCTTCTAA